A portion of the Paenibacillus marchantiae genome contains these proteins:
- a CDS encoding sensor histidine kinase codes for MFKRLIRTSNNLKLKHKLLISYVLVVMIPVLIIGLAVTGYFRKQALDNAIGQTINNVDKVKSQTTTLLRVPTDISNILMFNNDLKEIVNKQYQSVVELTSAYLAYKDFQEYKRLYREVAGIRFYSTNPTLINNLEFIPVDKQTEESYWYQKALKTTSIGWFYIPDKGDNPVHKLSLVRKVPFAEYRTEGVLMIVINQDELNGLLRQEPFETLITDEQGYVVAAKNTELVGKTLDELDFGVDLQNQTKGTIEADFRGEPSNIVIDELRPGSSMNSLKIISVFATKNIVKDANTISMIGMLFITLVLVIALLLVYIISFLTSNRLLRLSKHLNKLALGDLNVTSRIDGNDEIGQLSRQFNYMVKSINELMTQVVEATEQNNQLEIAQKEIKLKMMASQINPHFLFNALESIRMKAHIKGEAEIANIVRLLGKLMRKSLEIGSGKTTFRAELEMVRSYLEIQKFRYGDRLAFQIHIDPEVEKMYIPPLIIQPLVENAIVHGLENKEGTVRVNINIRLVEDVVQVRVDDDGAGITPERLAEVMQFICGPEEQEKSRIGMRNVHQRLTLTYGEPYGLQIKSVYGEGTEVSFTLPVGGDQHV; via the coding sequence ATGTTTAAAAGGCTCATACGAACATCCAACAATCTTAAATTAAAGCATAAATTGCTCATATCCTATGTACTTGTCGTCATGATTCCGGTACTGATTATTGGCCTGGCTGTAACCGGATACTTTCGGAAGCAGGCGCTGGATAATGCCATTGGACAGACGATTAACAACGTGGACAAAGTCAAAAGTCAGACCACCACATTGCTGCGTGTGCCTACGGATATTTCCAACATTCTGATGTTCAATAATGATTTGAAAGAAATTGTGAACAAACAATACCAAAGTGTTGTGGAGCTGACCTCGGCTTACCTCGCATACAAAGATTTTCAGGAATACAAGCGTCTGTACCGCGAGGTTGCGGGCATCCGGTTTTACTCCACCAATCCGACGCTGATCAACAATCTGGAGTTCATTCCTGTGGACAAGCAAACCGAGGAGAGCTACTGGTACCAGAAGGCGTTGAAAACGACGAGCATCGGTTGGTTTTACATTCCTGACAAGGGAGATAATCCGGTGCATAAGCTCAGTCTGGTGCGCAAAGTGCCTTTTGCCGAATATCGGACCGAGGGTGTGCTGATGATTGTAATCAATCAGGATGAGCTGAATGGATTATTACGTCAGGAACCGTTCGAGACGTTGATTACGGACGAACAGGGTTATGTGGTTGCGGCCAAAAATACCGAACTAGTGGGCAAGACGCTGGACGAGCTTGATTTTGGTGTAGATCTACAAAATCAGACCAAAGGCACAATTGAAGCAGATTTTCGGGGGGAGCCATCCAATATTGTCATTGATGAGCTGCGTCCTGGATCGAGCATGAACAGCCTGAAGATCATTTCGGTTTTTGCCACCAAAAATATTGTCAAAGACGCCAATACCATTAGCATGATCGGTATGCTCTTCATTACGCTTGTGCTGGTCATTGCATTGTTGCTTGTATATATCATTTCATTTCTCACATCGAACCGATTGTTACGCCTTAGCAAACATTTGAATAAGCTCGCACTGGGTGATCTGAACGTCACCTCCCGCATTGACGGGAATGATGAGATTGGGCAACTGTCGAGGCAGTTCAATTACATGGTGAAGAGCATTAATGAACTGATGACTCAGGTGGTGGAGGCAACGGAACAGAACAATCAATTGGAAATCGCACAGAAAGAGATTAAACTGAAAATGATGGCCAGCCAGATCAATCCTCATTTTTTGTTTAATGCACTGGAGTCGATCCGTATGAAAGCCCATATCAAAGGCGAGGCGGAGATTGCCAATATTGTCAGGCTGCTAGGCAAACTGATGCGCAAGAGTCTTGAGATTGGCAGCGGCAAAACGACGTTCAGAGCCGAACTGGAGATGGTACGTTCTTATCTGGAAATTCAGAAATTCCGTTACGGCGATCGGCTTGCTTTCCAGATCCATATCGATCCGGAGGTGGAGAAGATGTACATTCCTCCTTTGATCATTCAGCCTCTGGTTGAGAATGCGATTGTGCATGGTTTGGAAAATAAAGAGGGCACGGTCCGTGTGAATATAAATATTCGTTTGGTGGAGGATGTCGTTCAGGTGCGTGTCGATGATGATGGGGCAGGCATTACGCCGGAGCGTCTGGCTGAAGTGATGCAGTTCATCTGTGGACCGGAAGAACAGGAGAAGAGCCGGATTGGCATGCGTAACGTACATCAACGTTTAACGTTGACTTACGGCGAGCCATACGGATTACAGATTAAGAGTGTGTACGGGGAAGGAACAGAGGTTTCTTTCACCTTGCCAGTAGGAGGAGACCAGCATGTATAA
- a CDS encoding MFS transporter has translation MSDKSSQRFPWFGLLALAMAGFIAIMTETLPAGLLPQIKEGLQVSEAGAGQLVTFYAVGSLIAAIPVAVLTRGWRRRPLLLLAIIGFLVFNTITALSSNYVLTLVARFFAGVAAGVSWGLIGSYALRMVPDHLKGRGMAVAMIGTPIALSFGVPAGTLLGSFMGWRSVFWLMSLLAFVLIFWVLWTVPDYPGQSADQRISSIKVLLTPGAIPILAVVLAWMLAHNILYTYIAPFLADVGLESKVGLMLLVFGLMALVGIWITGILIDRWLRMLVLISLAGFALISLVLGLWSEHIAVVFSSVALWGLTFGGAATLLQTALAQAAGEQGVDIVMPINTTVWNLAIAIGGLAGGVLLNQWGASSFTWAILFLSLVALVVALRAKGHGFRSARSR, from the coding sequence ATGTCCGATAAATCTTCTCAACGTTTCCCATGGTTTGGGCTGCTGGCCTTGGCTATGGCTGGTTTTATAGCTATTATGACTGAAACTCTTCCCGCGGGGTTGCTGCCGCAAATCAAGGAAGGGCTGCAGGTCTCTGAGGCAGGCGCAGGGCAGCTTGTCACATTTTATGCAGTAGGTTCTCTGATTGCCGCCATACCTGTGGCCGTGCTGACAAGGGGCTGGCGACGCCGTCCGCTTTTACTTCTAGCGATTATCGGTTTTCTGGTCTTCAACACGATTACAGCCCTCTCTTCAAACTATGTACTGACCCTTGTCGCTCGGTTTTTTGCCGGTGTTGCAGCCGGTGTCTCCTGGGGCCTGATTGGCAGTTATGCACTACGGATGGTGCCAGATCATCTCAAAGGCAGGGGCATGGCTGTTGCGATGATCGGTACACCGATTGCCTTATCATTCGGTGTTCCTGCAGGTACATTGCTCGGTTCCTTTATGGGCTGGCGCTCGGTATTCTGGCTGATGTCGCTGCTGGCGTTTGTATTGATCTTCTGGGTGCTCTGGACAGTACCCGATTATCCGGGGCAGTCTGCTGATCAGCGCATTTCTTCAATAAAGGTGCTGCTGACTCCTGGCGCAATTCCCATTCTGGCTGTCGTTCTGGCCTGGATGCTTGCTCATAATATTTTGTACACCTATATTGCCCCTTTCCTCGCCGATGTCGGTCTGGAATCAAAGGTTGGACTTATGTTACTTGTATTTGGCCTGATGGCATTGGTGGGCATCTGGATTACAGGTATTCTTATTGATCGTTGGTTGCGTATGCTGGTTCTCATCAGTCTTGCGGGCTTTGCCCTGATCTCTCTGGTATTGGGTCTTTGGAGCGAGCACATTGCCGTTGTATTTAGTTCAGTTGCGCTCTGGGGTCTAACTTTTGGCGGTGCGGCTACACTGTTGCAGACCGCCCTTGCCCAAGCTGCCGGGGAGCAGGGTGTGGATATCGTTATGCCAATTAATACGACCGTTTGGAATCTCGCTATTGCTATTGGTGGATTAGCGGGAGGTGTGCTTCTGAATCAATGGGGAGCCTCGTCCTTTACCTGGGCTATCCTGTTCCTATCACTTGTAGCTCTGGTTGTTGCGCTGCGTGCCAAAGGACACGGTTTCCGCTCAGCACGCAGCCGCTAA
- a CDS encoding TetR/AcrR family transcriptional regulator, translated as MARTGRPRIFDRDEALLQAMMLFWEQGFEATSLLQLRAVMGDISAASFYAAFESKEALYKEAVERYMGSFGRVTESFSDLTLSPREAIETTLRSTAKMQTDSAHPSGCLIVLSASTCSSKNNHIRDITAEKRKLTRNRLQACIQRAVEIGQLPASTNVAMLTTVFDTFMQGISTQARDGIPFATLDQAITEIMGVWDLAQHPA; from the coding sequence ATGGCAAGAACCGGACGTCCGCGCATTTTTGATCGGGATGAAGCCCTGTTGCAGGCAATGATGCTCTTTTGGGAACAAGGATTCGAAGCCACCTCATTGCTTCAACTTCGAGCGGTCATGGGGGATATTTCAGCAGCCAGCTTCTATGCAGCCTTTGAATCCAAAGAAGCTCTTTATAAAGAAGCGGTAGAACGATATATGGGTTCATTTGGACGCGTTACGGAAAGCTTCTCAGATCTTACGCTATCTCCAAGAGAAGCGATTGAAACAACTTTAAGAAGTACCGCCAAAATGCAAACAGACAGCGCACATCCATCTGGCTGTTTAATTGTGCTGTCAGCCAGCACATGTTCTTCCAAAAACAATCATATCCGTGACATAACCGCCGAGAAAAGAAAGCTGACTCGCAACCGCCTGCAGGCTTGCATCCAGCGCGCTGTGGAAATCGGCCAACTGCCTGCCTCCACGAATGTGGCAATGCTGACCACCGTATTTGATACTTTTATGCAAGGTATCTCTACACAAGCCCGGGACGGTATCCCTTTTGCAACGCTTGATCAGGCTATCACCGAAATTATGGGCGTCTGGGACCTTGCTCAACATCCAGCGTGA
- a CDS encoding OsmC family protein, which yields MNVTTVWKGKRAFTSEGPSGYAVGMDATAAYGGDSKGATPMELLLAGLGGCMGIDITMILDAFLDKITGIEIEAQGTRSEGMPKGFTSIDLIFKVDGDIPDYRIWKAIQMAEEKYCAVSASLSADIHPKLILNGVDTPRP from the coding sequence ATGAATGTAACAACGGTATGGAAAGGCAAACGTGCATTTACTTCCGAAGGACCCTCTGGCTACGCGGTTGGCATGGATGCCACAGCAGCCTATGGTGGTGACAGCAAGGGTGCTACACCCATGGAATTGTTACTGGCAGGTCTCGGAGGTTGTATGGGGATCGATATCACGATGATTCTGGACGCTTTCCTGGACAAAATTACTGGCATTGAGATTGAAGCACAGGGTACACGTAGTGAAGGTATGCCGAAAGGATTTACTTCCATTGACCTGATCTTCAAGGTGGACGGCGATATCCCGGATTACCGGATCTGGAAAGCCATCCAAATGGCTGAAGAGAAGTATTGTGCAGTTTCCGCTTCGCTTAGCGCTGATATTCATCCCAAGCTGATTCTGAATGGGGTAGACACACCCCGTCCATAA